Proteins encoded together in one Thermococcus gammatolerans EJ3 window:
- a CDS encoding DNA-directed RNA polymerase subunit H: MAGKKEFSVFMHELVPEHRVISEEEKEELLRRYRIRLSQLPQIKASDPAVVELGAKPGDVIEIKRKSPTAGVYLYYRLVVED; this comes from the coding sequence GTGGCGGGGAAAAAAGAATTTAGTGTGTTTATGCACGAGCTGGTTCCCGAGCACAGGGTTATCAGCGAGGAGGAAAAGGAAGAGCTCCTCAGAAGGTATCGCATTAGACTCTCCCAGCTTCCGCAGATTAAGGCATCTGACCCAGCGGTCGTTGAGCTTGGCGCGAAGCCTGGGGATGTTATAGAGATCAAAAGAAAAAGCCCGACGGCCGGGGTTTACCTATACTACCGGCTGGTCGTGGAAGACTGA
- a CDS encoding DUF835 domain-containing protein produces MGPLLYRRHSGLRWKPLDNGGRSDVVVHPSQLRTLVVNKLSSNRPVLLIGRDPPQLIVRKLGVNDSRLRLLWLSTVEHLNAVSPRDLYKLEFYVTKDVSTRKSDVILDGIEYLILESGLVPTLKFLAKVNDITLLNGSRLHLVLGDALNDREVALLRRTLGVF; encoded by the coding sequence ATGGGCCCCCTGTTGTACCGAAGACACTCAGGTTTGAGATGGAAACCTCTAGACAACGGGGGGCGAAGTGATGTAGTTGTTCATCCTTCCCAGTTAAGGACTCTTGTGGTAAACAAACTGTCCTCTAACAGACCGGTTCTTCTCATAGGTCGTGACCCTCCTCAGTTAATTGTCCGGAAGCTGGGTGTAAACGACAGCAGGTTGAGGCTGCTTTGGCTGTCGACTGTTGAGCATCTCAACGCCGTAAGTCCGAGGGATCTGTACAAGCTGGAATTTTACGTAACTAAGGATGTGTCCACAAGAAAATCCGATGTAATCTTGGATGGGATCGAGTACCTCATACTGGAATCCGGTCTCGTTCCAACGCTAAAGTTTCTGGCAAAGGTGAACGATATAACTCTCCTCAACGGGTCGAGGCTCCACCTAGTTTTGGGTGATGCCCTGAATGATCGAGAAGTGGCCCTGCTGAGGAGAACCCTCGGTGTCTTTTGA
- the mce gene encoding methylmalonyl-CoA epimerase — translation MFKKIDHVGIAVKNLEEAIKVWEGLGLKVEEIEEVPDQKVRTAIIHIGESRIELLEPTAEDSPIAKFIAKRGEGIHHIALGVTNIEEHLKELKEKGYRLIDEEPRIGAGGAKIAFVHPKAVTGVLLELCERKE, via the coding sequence ATGTTCAAGAAGATAGACCACGTTGGTATAGCCGTTAAGAACCTGGAGGAGGCCATAAAGGTCTGGGAGGGCCTCGGCCTCAAGGTTGAGGAAATCGAGGAAGTGCCTGACCAGAAGGTTAGAACCGCGATAATCCACATCGGCGAGAGCAGGATTGAGCTTTTGGAACCCACGGCCGAGGACTCGCCGATAGCAAAGTTCATAGCCAAGCGCGGCGAGGGGATACATCACATCGCTTTGGGCGTTACGAACATCGAGGAGCACCTCAAGGAGCTGAAGGAGAAGGGTTACAGGCTCATAGATGAGGAGCCGAGGATAGGTGCTGGCGGGGCCAAGATAGCCTTCGTCCATCCGAAGGCCGTAACTGGTGTGCTTCTCGAACTCTGTGAGAGGAAGGAGTGA
- the meaB gene encoding methylmalonyl Co-A mutase-associated GTPase MeaB codes for MTLESLIQSALSGDKKAIARLITLVENDEEKAREIIRRIYPHTGKAYVVGITGPPGSGKSTLLDKLIKLARDEGHKVGVIAIDPTSPFTGGALLGDRLRMQRHSTDPGVFIRSMATRGSLGGLAKATNDAVKVLDASGYDLIFVETVGVGQIEVDIVKTADTVVLVTVPGLGDEVQAIKAGLMEVADIFAINKADREGTEMVYLELKMALEFERDKWRQIGWEPPIVETTAFTLKGVRPLWEAIKRHRKHMEESGRLRERRAFRAREEVKTIIASTIARKVEERLAKGEAKDLIEEVVERKLDPYSASQIVMETLKEDLWR; via the coding sequence ATGACGCTCGAGTCCCTCATCCAGTCGGCCCTATCGGGTGATAAGAAGGCCATAGCAAGGCTGATAACCCTCGTTGAGAACGACGAGGAAAAAGCCAGAGAGATAATACGGAGGATTTACCCCCACACTGGCAAAGCTTACGTCGTCGGCATAACTGGCCCCCCCGGCTCCGGAAAGTCGACCCTTCTCGACAAGCTAATCAAACTCGCCAGGGACGAGGGGCATAAGGTTGGGGTCATAGCGATAGACCCTACCTCCCCATTCACAGGAGGTGCACTGCTCGGCGACAGGCTGAGGATGCAGAGGCACTCGACCGACCCCGGCGTCTTCATCAGGAGCATGGCGACGCGCGGTTCCCTCGGCGGTCTGGCGAAGGCCACCAACGACGCCGTGAAGGTTCTGGACGCTTCAGGCTACGACCTGATATTCGTCGAGACCGTTGGGGTCGGGCAGATTGAGGTTGACATCGTCAAAACAGCAGATACCGTCGTTCTCGTAACCGTTCCGGGCCTCGGAGATGAGGTTCAGGCCATTAAGGCCGGTTTAATGGAGGTTGCCGACATATTCGCCATCAACAAGGCCGACAGGGAAGGAACGGAGATGGTCTACCTTGAGCTCAAGATGGCCCTGGAGTTCGAGAGGGACAAGTGGAGACAAATCGGCTGGGAGCCCCCGATAGTCGAGACAACAGCTTTTACCCTCAAGGGCGTCAGGCCCCTCTGGGAGGCGATAAAGAGGCACAGGAAGCACATGGAGGAGAGCGGAAGGTTGAGGGAGAGGAGGGCCTTCCGCGCGAGGGAGGAAGTGAAGACGATTATCGCCTCAACCATAGCGAGAAAAGTCGAGGAGAGGCTCGCGAAGGGAGAAGCAAAAGATCTCATCGAGGAGGTTGTTGAGAGGAAGCTCGACCCATATTCGGCCTCTCAAATCGTGATGGAGACGCTTAAGGAGGATCTCTGGAGGTGA
- a CDS encoding cobalamin B12-binding domain-containing protein produces the protein MVERSKVRVVIAKPGLDGHDRGAKVVARALKEAGYEVIYTGIRQTPEQIVETVIQEDAAVLGISILSGAHMVLIPKIIKLLEERGIKPNEDIVIFAGGIIPPDDAEELKKMGVAEVFGPGTPLKTVIEFVDRAVENLKRFKA, from the coding sequence ATGGTCGAGCGCTCAAAGGTTCGCGTCGTCATAGCGAAGCCCGGTCTTGACGGTCACGACAGGGGGGCCAAGGTCGTCGCGAGGGCCCTGAAGGAGGCAGGATACGAGGTTATCTACACGGGAATCAGGCAGACCCCCGAGCAGATAGTCGAGACGGTCATCCAAGAGGACGCCGCAGTCCTTGGGATAAGCATCCTCTCCGGCGCGCACATGGTTCTGATTCCGAAGATTATCAAGCTCCTCGAGGAGAGGGGCATAAAGCCGAACGAGGACATCGTAATCTTCGCGGGTGGGATAATCCCGCCCGACGACGCCGAGGAGCTGAAGAAGATGGGCGTCGCCGAGGTCTTCGGCCCGGGAACTCCTCTGAAGACCGTGATAGAGTTCGTTGACAGGGCCGTCGAGAACCTCAAGCGCTTCAAGGCTTAA
- a CDS encoding PHP domain-containing protein, with protein sequence MIHDAHTHTLHSDGLGEVFENIAEAERKGLSLVAITDHSHYLLRGNFNAYLSEIRRWGEDSEITVLAGIEGNITPNGVDVPDWMAKKLDFVIASVHEWVDRPEQYVELVRVALLDENVDVIGHFGASFPYIGYPPWEDLLELITLAEENGKAFEISSRYRVPDLEFVRECIRRGVKLTFASDAHRPEKVGNVGWSVSIFKKAGGKLEDLLFEEFL encoded by the coding sequence ATGATTCACGACGCCCACACCCACACGCTCCACTCAGATGGCCTCGGTGAGGTCTTCGAGAACATCGCGGAGGCCGAGCGAAAGGGCCTTTCGCTCGTAGCTATAACAGACCACAGCCACTATCTCCTGCGTGGTAACTTCAACGCCTACCTTAGCGAGATAAGGCGCTGGGGCGAGGATAGTGAGATAACGGTTTTAGCTGGAATCGAGGGCAACATAACCCCCAACGGCGTTGACGTGCCGGACTGGATGGCCAAAAAGCTCGACTTCGTGATAGCAAGCGTTCACGAGTGGGTTGACCGGCCGGAGCAGTACGTTGAGCTCGTCAGGGTTGCACTCCTCGACGAGAACGTCGATGTAATAGGCCATTTCGGGGCAAGCTTTCCCTACATAGGTTATCCTCCTTGGGAGGACCTTTTGGAGCTCATAACGCTCGCCGAGGAAAATGGTAAGGCCTTCGAGATAAGCTCCCGCTACCGCGTTCCGGATCTGGAGTTCGTGAGGGAGTGCATAAGGAGGGGCGTTAAGCTGACCTTCGCCAGCGATGCCCACAGGCCGGAAAAAGTTGGAAACGTCGGCTGGAGCGTGAGCATTTTCAAAAAAGCTGGAGGAAAGCTTGAGGATCTGCTGTTTGAAGAGTTTCTGTAA
- a CDS encoding Maf-like protein has translation MLVLASASPRRREILSRFIRDFHVVPSNAEERCSGTPEECAVELARLKAREVYSRVGGTVIGADTVVSIDGRVLGKPSDEGEAYRMLKLLSGRVHRVTTGYCIIHEGKEIAGSATTEVKFRELDDELIWAYIRTGEPMDKAGAYGIQGKAGLFVEWIRGDYYNVVGFPMEIIWKLRELGFEVLSR, from the coding sequence ATGCTCGTTCTGGCGTCAGCTTCACCGAGGAGAAGGGAGATACTGTCGCGCTTTATCAGAGATTTCCACGTTGTTCCGAGCAACGCGGAGGAGAGGTGTTCGGGAACTCCCGAGGAGTGCGCCGTCGAGCTCGCGAGGCTGAAGGCGCGGGAAGTTTACTCGCGCGTCGGCGGAACAGTCATCGGGGCCGACACAGTCGTCAGCATCGATGGAAGAGTCCTTGGGAAGCCCAGTGACGAAGGGGAAGCCTACCGGATGCTGAAACTCCTCAGCGGTAGGGTTCATCGCGTCACGACCGGTTACTGCATAATCCACGAGGGAAAGGAGATAGCTGGCTCCGCCACGACCGAAGTCAAGTTTAGGGAGCTCGACGATGAGCTAATCTGGGCCTATATAAGGACGGGAGAGCCGATGGACAAGGCCGGTGCCTACGGGATTCAGGGAAAAGCGGGCCTCTTCGTCGAGTGGATTAGAGGGGATTACTACAACGTCGTCGGCTTCCCGATGGAGATTATCTGGAAGCTCAGGGAGCTCGGCTTTGAGGTGTTATCACGCTGA
- a CDS encoding PINc/VapC family ATPase — protein sequence MKVFVPDTSVIVDGRLTQFLSTLDEKVKVVVPEAVIAEIEHQANEGKAIGHTGLEELKKLRDMADRGEILLEFYGERPELWQIRRAKAGEIDHLVRETAKQLNATLITGDQVQRDIAIAKGIDVIYLTAKREVRHRLEDFFDETTMSVHLKAGVRPLAKKGKPGEWRLVPIRDEPLSDEELEEIADDIVERAKREPDSFIELDEPGATVVQLRNYRIVIAKPPFADRIEITAVRPVKKLSIEDYELSEKLLERLKDKAEGILIAGAPGEGKTTFAQALAEWYASMGKIVKTMEKPRDLQVSEEITQYTALNGKMELTGDILLLVRPDYTIFDEMRKTSDFKIYSDLRLAGVGMVGVVHATKPIDAIQRFIGRVELGMIPQIVDTVLFIKAGRVAKVLTIEYLVKVPSGMKEEDLARPVIEVRDFETGELEYEIYTYGEEISVVPVKKEEKAPALRLAEKRLKQEIKKFLPDVYTEVEIVSPHKAVIYADEFDIPAIIGKKGKRITELEKRIGISIDVKSFAEREAQKPKEKIPVEVEEKKKTIVLRVSPDYAKKPLKFYGGEQYVFTATPSKKGLVKVSKSTPIGKELKRLIDAGIPIWAST from the coding sequence ATGAAAGTGTTCGTTCCTGACACGAGCGTGATAGTTGATGGCAGGTTAACGCAGTTCCTCTCAACCCTCGACGAGAAGGTCAAGGTCGTCGTTCCGGAAGCGGTCATAGCCGAGATAGAGCATCAGGCGAACGAGGGGAAGGCGATAGGACATACGGGCCTTGAGGAGCTTAAAAAACTGCGCGACATGGCCGACAGGGGAGAGATACTCCTCGAGTTCTACGGCGAGAGGCCGGAGCTCTGGCAGATTAGACGGGCCAAGGCCGGCGAGATAGACCACCTCGTGAGAGAGACGGCGAAGCAACTCAACGCAACGCTCATCACCGGCGACCAGGTGCAGAGGGATATAGCCATAGCGAAGGGTATCGACGTGATTTACCTGACGGCAAAGAGGGAGGTTCGCCACCGCCTCGAGGACTTCTTCGATGAAACGACGATGAGCGTCCACCTCAAGGCAGGGGTAAGGCCGCTCGCCAAGAAGGGGAAGCCCGGTGAGTGGAGGCTTGTTCCAATCCGCGACGAACCGCTGAGCGACGAGGAGCTGGAGGAGATAGCCGACGACATAGTGGAGAGGGCCAAGCGCGAGCCTGACAGCTTTATAGAACTTGACGAGCCCGGGGCTACCGTCGTTCAGCTCAGGAACTACCGTATCGTCATAGCCAAACCGCCCTTCGCCGATAGGATAGAGATTACCGCCGTCAGGCCGGTTAAAAAACTCAGCATAGAGGACTACGAGCTGAGCGAGAAGCTCCTTGAGAGGCTCAAGGACAAGGCGGAGGGAATACTCATAGCCGGAGCGCCCGGTGAAGGAAAGACGACCTTCGCCCAGGCTTTAGCGGAGTGGTACGCGAGCATGGGCAAGATAGTGAAGACTATGGAGAAGCCGAGGGACCTGCAGGTGAGCGAGGAGATAACTCAGTACACCGCCTTAAACGGTAAGATGGAGCTGACCGGTGACATACTCCTCCTCGTGAGGCCCGATTACACGATATTCGACGAGATGAGGAAGACGAGCGACTTCAAGATTTACTCCGACCTTCGCCTGGCTGGTGTTGGAATGGTTGGAGTGGTTCACGCGACGAAGCCTATCGATGCCATCCAGCGCTTTATCGGAAGGGTCGAGCTCGGAATGATACCGCAGATAGTCGACACGGTCCTCTTCATCAAGGCGGGCAGAGTTGCGAAGGTTCTAACCATTGAGTACCTCGTTAAGGTCCCGAGCGGAATGAAGGAGGAGGACCTCGCGAGGCCCGTCATAGAGGTTCGCGACTTTGAGACTGGAGAGCTTGAGTACGAAATCTACACCTACGGCGAGGAGATAAGCGTTGTCCCCGTCAAGAAGGAGGAGAAGGCCCCTGCCCTCAGGCTCGCCGAGAAGAGGCTCAAGCAGGAGATTAAGAAGTTCCTGCCCGATGTTTACACCGAGGTCGAGATAGTCAGCCCGCACAAGGCCGTGATTTACGCAGACGAGTTCGACATTCCTGCAATCATAGGCAAGAAGGGCAAGCGCATCACCGAGCTGGAGAAGAGGATAGGCATAAGCATAGACGTCAAGAGCTTCGCCGAGAGGGAAGCGCAGAAGCCCAAGGAGAAGATACCCGTCGAGGTCGAGGAGAAGAAGAAAACGATTGTCCTGAGGGTCTCGCCCGACTACGCGAAAAAACCGCTCAAGTTCTACGGTGGCGAGCAGTACGTCTTCACGGCAACGCCGAGCAAGAAGGGCCTCGTAAAGGTGAGCAAGAGCACGCCGATAGGCAAGGAGCTCAAGAGGCTCATCGATGCAGGAATTCCGATTTGGGCGAGCACCTGA
- the minD gene encoding cell division ATPase MinD, whose product MGHLISIASGKGGTGKTTTTANLSIALGKLGKKVLAIDADLTMANLSLVMGIDDAETTIHDVLAGEASISDAIYQTSFENVDLIPAAIDWEHVKKADPRKLPGTIKPLKGYYDFLIIDCPAGLQMDAMNAMLSGEEVILITNPEISCITDTMKVGIVLKKAGLAVLGFVLNRYGRSENDIPPEAAEEVMEVPLLVVVPEDPKVREATLEGVPVVEYDPDSEGAKAFMKLAEEVLKIAGFKARVMY is encoded by the coding sequence ATGGGGCATTTGATATCGATAGCGAGCGGTAAGGGAGGAACCGGCAAGACCACGACCACCGCTAACCTCTCCATTGCCCTTGGGAAGCTGGGTAAGAAGGTTCTCGCGATTGACGCCGACCTGACTATGGCCAATCTGAGCCTTGTCATGGGCATAGATGACGCGGAAACAACGATCCATGACGTTCTTGCGGGGGAGGCTTCCATCTCCGACGCAATATATCAGACAAGCTTCGAGAACGTCGATCTGATACCGGCCGCGATAGACTGGGAGCACGTCAAAAAAGCGGACCCCAGGAAGTTGCCAGGAACTATAAAACCCCTCAAAGGATACTACGACTTCTTGATAATCGACTGCCCCGCCGGGCTTCAGATGGATGCGATGAACGCGATGCTGAGCGGCGAGGAGGTTATCCTGATAACGAACCCCGAAATCTCGTGTATAACCGACACAATGAAAGTTGGAATCGTCCTTAAGAAGGCAGGTCTAGCTGTTCTTGGCTTCGTGCTCAACCGCTACGGCAGGAGCGAGAACGACATACCCCCGGAGGCCGCTGAAGAGGTCATGGAGGTTCCACTACTCGTTGTGGTTCCCGAGGATCCGAAGGTCAGGGAGGCAACGCTGGAGGGCGTTCCCGTTGTTGAGTACGATCCCGATTCTGAGGGAGCCAAGGCCTTCATGAAGCTGGCCGAAGAGGTGCTGAAGATAGCCGGCTTCAAGGCGAGGGTTATGTACTGA
- a CDS encoding ATP/GTP-binding protein, whose product MIVAFLGTAGSGKTTMAGSFGRYLEEQGHSVAYVNLDTGVRKLPYEPDLDVREIVTVEELMAEGYGPNGAIVESYDRLLSEVGRIAREILKLDGEREYTLIDTPGQMESFLFHEFGVKLMESLSDPLLAYLFDPEILKRPHDYCFVRFFALMIDLRLGTTTVPVLNKIDLLSEEELNRHKKYLEDIEYLTARLKFDPTMQGLLAYRMCSFLPEVSPPVRVVYASAKDGRGFDELETLSYEHYCTCGDLT is encoded by the coding sequence ATGATAGTTGCCTTTCTCGGAACTGCAGGAAGCGGAAAAACTACAATGGCCGGCTCCTTCGGAAGGTACCTCGAGGAGCAGGGGCATAGCGTCGCCTACGTGAACCTTGATACAGGGGTAAGAAAGCTCCCCTATGAGCCAGATCTCGACGTGAGGGAGATAGTAACCGTTGAGGAGCTCATGGCCGAGGGATACGGGCCCAACGGCGCTATAGTGGAAAGCTACGACAGGCTCCTCTCGGAGGTCGGCAGGATAGCACGGGAGATACTCAAACTTGACGGGGAAAGGGAGTACACCCTAATAGATACACCCGGCCAGATGGAGAGCTTCCTCTTCCACGAGTTTGGGGTTAAGCTCATGGAGAGCCTCAGCGACCCCCTCCTCGCCTACCTTTTCGATCCCGAGATCCTGAAAAGGCCCCACGACTACTGTTTCGTGAGGTTCTTCGCCCTGATGATAGACCTCCGGCTCGGTACAACGACTGTTCCGGTTCTAAACAAGATCGACCTCCTGAGCGAGGAGGAGCTAAATAGACACAAGAAGTACCTCGAGGACATAGAGTACCTCACGGCAAGGCTTAAATTCGATCCAACGATGCAGGGACTTTTGGCCTACAGGATGTGCTCCTTTTTGCCCGAGGTTTCCCCGCCAGTTAGGGTTGTGTATGCATCAGCCAAGGATGGGAGGGGATTTGATGAGCTGGAGACGCTATCCTACGAGCACTACTGCACCTGTGGAGACCTGACGTGA